The Acidobacteriota bacterium DNA window CGCACTGGAGCGCCCCGCCCACGAGGGCGCCCAGGGCGACGGCGTAGACGGCCAGGATCCCCTCGTATTCAAACCAGGGGACGACGAAAATACAGAAAAAAATGAGGACCAGATTGAATATGGCGGGCGCCAGTGCGGGGACGAAGAAGCGATTCAGGGCGTTCAGCATCCCGATCAGGACCGAGGCCACCGAAACGAAAATCAGGAAGGGGGACAGAATCCGAACCAAGCTGGAAGTGACCTCCAGCTTGCCCGGATCGCCGGCAAATCCGGCCGCCAACAGATAGACCCAGTAGTCGGACAGTGCGAAAAACGCCACCGCCAGCAGTCCCAGCAGGAGGAGCAGAGCGCTGATCAACAGGTTCGCCAGCCGCCACGCCTCCTCTTTGCCCTGCTTGCGAAGGATCTCCGTGAAGGTGGGAACGAAGGCCGAACTCAATGCCCCTTCGGCGACCAGGTCGCGGAAGAGGTTGGGGATCCGAAACGCCACGATGTAGGCGTCCATGTAAGCCCCGGCTCCGAAGAGCCGGGCAAAGAACCGGTCCCGGACCAAGCCCAATATCCGGCTGAGGAGGACGGCAGCGCTGATGCTGCGGGCGGCGCGAGTCGATCGAATCCTTCGCTGGGACTCCTGATTGTCGTCCTGGTCCATCCCGCGATCACTTGCTTGAGGGATTCGAAATCGGCGCCGTCAAACCCGTAAACCCGTGGTTACGCTATCATTCTCATCTGACCCGCACTCTCGGGATTGACGGAGTCCGGAATGAAGCTTGGAGACCTCGCCCGGCAACTGGATTGTGAGCTCCGGGGACCGTCCGAAATCGAGATCGACGGCCTGGCGGGTATCGAGGAAGCGACGGCGAGTCAACTCACCTTCGTGTCCAATCCCAAGTACTACTCCAAGATCCCGTCGACCCGCGCGGGAGCCATCGTGGTGTCGCGCGACGCGCCCGATACGGGGACTCCGACCCTGCTCAGCGACAATCCCTACCTGGCGTTCGCCCGCGCCATTCCCCTCTTCTACCGGCCGCCTTCCGTCACCCAAGGAATCCATCCTACGGCCATCATCGCCGAGACCGCCGAACTGGGAGAAAACCACTCCATAGGAGCTCACGTCGTCATCGGCGACGGGGTCCGATTGGGCCGCAACGCCGTGATCTACCCCAACGTGGTGATCTATCCCCACACCCGCATCGGCGACGATTTCGTAGCCCATTCCAACGCCGTGGTCCGTGAGCACTGCCGCCTTGGCGACCGGGTCATCCTCCAGAACGGCGCCGTCATCGGAGGCGACGGCTTCGGCTTCGCGCCCCGCGCCGACGGCAGCTATTTCAAGATGGTGCAGTCGGGGGTGGTGATTCTGGATGACGACGTGGAGGTGGGCGCCAACGCCTGCGTCGACCGGGGCACCGTCGGCGAGACCCGGATCGGGAAAGGGACGAAGATCGACAATCTGGTCCAGATCGGACACGGTTCGACCCTGGGCTCCCACAACATCCTGGCCTCCCAGACGGGACTCGCCGGCACTACCACCATCGGGAACCACGTGACCCTGGCGGGTCAGGTGGGCGTGGCCGGCCATCTGAAGATCGGCGACCGGGTCGTGGCGACGGCGCAGACCGGCATCGGGCGCGACGTTGCTCCGGGAAGCGTCGTCTCCGGGTCACCTGAGATGGAAACCACCCTCTGGAAACGGAACTACATCCTGA harbors:
- the lpxD gene encoding UDP-3-O-(3-hydroxymyristoyl)glucosamine N-acyltransferase, producing MKLGDLARQLDCELRGPSEIEIDGLAGIEEATASQLTFVSNPKYYSKIPSTRAGAIVVSRDAPDTGTPTLLSDNPYLAFARAIPLFYRPPSVTQGIHPTAIIAETAELGENHSIGAHVVIGDGVRLGRNAVIYPNVVIYPHTRIGDDFVAHSNAVVREHCRLGDRVILQNGAVIGGDGFGFAPRADGSYFKMVQSGVVILDDDVEVGANACVDRGTVGETRIGKGTKIDNLVQIGHGSTLGSHNILASQTGLAGTTTIGNHVTLAGQVGVAGHLKIGDRVVATAQTGIGRDVAPGSVVSGSPEMETTLWKRNYILMHRFPELVKTVKRLQKELVELRKSLIGR